In the Arthrobacter sp. 31Y genome, one interval contains:
- a CDS encoding ABC transporter substrate-binding protein, with product MRFAPSAKLAAVIATAALALTACGGGGSSSDSSGGAVDGAGKKLSVLTGVNNQYPEQQKEWFKDIAAKFKAKTGADVEFETFASANDELTRIQTSVVSGQGPDVYSLGTTFTPTAYATKAFVTLTDDDWKKVGGKDRFNQAALGISGPDAEHMAGIPFVSRPFVMAYNKDLLAAAGIEKPATTWDELAEQAKKMTNAGAGTYGLATGYKDNFDPWKFIWAMSIQAGNPLVDGDKLKMDDPTVKKAYETYFGWLTKEKVVDPAAIGWSNSNAVAAFASGKAGYLMMTTSSSVPTLDKSAIAGKYAYSIMPTTAPGEASPKGDGDKAASILSGDNVVVADYSQQKDLAFAYIELITSKDEQLNYQKIFGELPANAEALASLTDPKLQPIADAAGKSKATPFTGAWGDIQLGLLNVTVQSIPDLANGSVDDAALESRLKDAQSKGQASLDRAAKS from the coding sequence ATGAGGTTTGCACCATCAGCGAAGCTGGCCGCCGTCATAGCAACGGCCGCCCTGGCTTTGACTGCCTGCGGGGGAGGCGGCAGCAGTTCCGACAGCAGCGGAGGTGCCGTGGACGGCGCCGGGAAGAAGTTGAGCGTCCTGACCGGGGTCAACAACCAGTACCCCGAGCAGCAGAAGGAATGGTTCAAGGACATTGCCGCCAAGTTCAAGGCAAAGACGGGTGCTGATGTTGAGTTTGAAACATTCGCCTCTGCCAACGATGAACTTACCCGGATCCAAACGTCCGTGGTTTCCGGTCAAGGCCCGGACGTCTACAGCCTCGGAACCACCTTTACTCCCACGGCCTACGCCACCAAAGCATTTGTGACCCTCACCGACGATGATTGGAAGAAGGTCGGCGGGAAAGACCGCTTCAACCAGGCGGCCCTTGGCATCTCCGGCCCGGACGCCGAGCACATGGCCGGGATCCCGTTTGTCAGCCGTCCGTTCGTCATGGCGTACAACAAGGACCTCCTTGCTGCCGCAGGCATAGAGAAGCCGGCAACCACGTGGGACGAACTCGCTGAGCAGGCTAAGAAGATGACCAACGCCGGCGCGGGTACATACGGCCTGGCCACAGGGTACAAGGACAACTTTGACCCTTGGAAGTTCATCTGGGCTATGTCCATTCAAGCCGGCAATCCGTTGGTAGACGGCGACAAGCTTAAGATGGATGACCCCACGGTCAAGAAGGCCTACGAGACCTACTTCGGTTGGCTCACCAAGGAAAAGGTTGTGGATCCGGCAGCGATCGGATGGAGCAACAGCAACGCCGTGGCCGCTTTCGCGTCCGGCAAAGCCGGCTATCTGATGATGACGACGTCCAGCTCAGTACCCACGTTGGACAAGTCAGCGATCGCAGGTAAATATGCCTACTCGATCATGCCCACCACGGCTCCCGGCGAGGCATCCCCCAAGGGCGACGGCGACAAGGCCGCGAGCATCCTCTCGGGTGACAACGTAGTGGTTGCCGACTACTCCCAGCAGAAGGATCTTGCCTTCGCTTACATCGAGCTCATCACTTCCAAGGATGAGCAGTTGAACTACCAGAAGATCTTCGGCGAGCTTCCTGCGAACGCAGAGGCTTTGGCCTCCCTGACTGATCCGAAGCTTCAACCCATCGCCGATGCTGCCGGCAAGTCCAAGGCAACTCCGTTTACTGGTGCGTGGGGCGACATCCAGCTGGGTCTCCTGAACGTCACCGTCCAGTCCATCCCGGATCTTGCCAACGGTTCGGTGGATGACGCTGCCCTGGAGTCACGGCTCAAGGACGCCCAGTCCAAGGGCCAAGCCTCCCTCGACCGGGCCGCGAAGTCCTAG
- a CDS encoding PadR family transcriptional regulator: MKGINENNNSFPEHDHGHPEHGHGRGRFNRGKGRRGPGGHGGGGFGPGGFGPGFGPGFGPGFGPRGFGPGGSRRANRGDVRAAILSLLAEAPSNGYGLIKTIAEKTSGAWRPSPGSVYPTLQQLVDEELIVAVGEGRRTEFTLTDDGKAYVAEHEEELANAWNTEADGTGAAFHQSVGKLMGVIHQFRAAATDEQRQAAIEKLDETRRALYLILAD; the protein is encoded by the coding sequence ATGAAAGGCATCAACGAAAACAACAACTCATTCCCCGAGCACGATCACGGACATCCCGAACACGGACATGGCCGAGGTCGTTTCAACCGAGGCAAGGGCAGGCGCGGACCGGGTGGCCACGGCGGAGGCGGATTTGGTCCGGGCGGCTTCGGCCCAGGCTTTGGCCCCGGTTTCGGACCCGGATTTGGGCCTCGGGGCTTCGGTCCAGGCGGATCACGCAGGGCTAACCGCGGCGACGTCCGTGCAGCGATTCTCTCGCTCTTGGCTGAAGCGCCGTCCAACGGCTATGGCCTGATCAAGACCATCGCCGAGAAGACCTCCGGCGCCTGGCGTCCCAGCCCCGGCTCCGTCTACCCCACCCTGCAGCAACTGGTGGACGAAGAACTGATCGTCGCTGTCGGCGAGGGCCGCCGCACCGAGTTCACGCTCACGGACGACGGCAAAGCTTACGTCGCCGAGCATGAAGAAGAACTCGCCAACGCCTGGAACACCGAGGCCGATGGAACCGGTGCAGCATTCCACCAAAGCGTCGGCAAGCTCATGGGCGTCATCCACCAGTTCCGCGCAGCCGCTACCGACGAACAGCGTCAAGCTGCCATCGAGAAGCTGGACGAAACCCGCCGGGCGCTCTACCTGATCCTGGCCGACTAA
- a CDS encoding MerR family transcriptional regulator → MDWSIQEIAKIAGTTSRTLRHYDDVGLLKPSRTGHNGYRYYDGPALVQLQRILLLRELGLGLPAIAEVLDRETDTVKALSSHLEWLAQEQDRLTRQIASVRQTIDTMKGDGKYMAQNMFDGFDHTQYKDEVEERWGKDAYAASDSWWRGMSADEKQQWKDRVQKLGTDWISAAQSGISPDSAEAQDLARRHVEWLRGIPGTPTAIPGGDVKGYVTGLGEMYVADPRFAANYGGEPGATFVRDALRVYAETNL, encoded by the coding sequence ATGGACTGGTCAATCCAGGAAATCGCCAAGATCGCCGGCACCACCAGCCGCACGCTGCGTCACTACGACGACGTCGGGCTGCTGAAGCCAAGCCGGACCGGTCATAACGGCTACCGCTACTATGACGGTCCGGCATTGGTTCAGCTCCAGCGCATCCTGCTGCTCCGGGAACTGGGGTTGGGCCTTCCGGCCATCGCCGAAGTTCTTGACCGCGAGACGGATACCGTCAAAGCGCTGAGCAGCCATCTGGAATGGCTCGCCCAGGAGCAGGACAGGCTGACCCGGCAGATCGCCTCCGTTCGGCAAACCATCGACACGATGAAAGGGGATGGAAAGTACATGGCACAGAACATGTTTGACGGCTTCGACCACACTCAGTACAAGGACGAGGTGGAGGAACGCTGGGGCAAGGATGCCTACGCCGCCAGTGATTCCTGGTGGCGCGGAATGAGCGCCGACGAAAAGCAGCAGTGGAAGGACCGCGTCCAGAAACTGGGCACGGACTGGATCTCCGCCGCACAATCCGGGATTTCACCGGACAGCGCTGAAGCGCAGGACCTCGCGCGGCGCCACGTCGAGTGGCTTCGCGGCATCCCGGGAACCCCGACGGCGATACCTGGCGGAGACGTCAAGGGTTACGTCACAGGACTCGGCGAAATGTACGTTGCAGATCCGCGGTTCGCTGCCAATTACGGCGGAGAACCCGGGGCGACGTTCGTCAGGGATGCCCTGCGGGTTTACGCGGAAACGAACCTCTAG
- a CDS encoding carbohydrate ABC transporter permease, with translation MSTDSFREMKAVAGPAAGGQPARPGTGAQASDGGTPPNAGTSSIQPGGRDKKPVRRKGLSERNRPLWMLIPGGLLMFIIIVIPLFLGIYMSALNLDQYTLRKWISAPFIGVDNFVEALTDSPLLHSVWLSVSYSLIAMAVTLPLGIAAAVATQNAFKGRALIRSIFLIPYVLPSFVVATVWRTMFQPDGVVDSALGVFGMDGGLWLNGPQTYWTLILVQIWASWPFIYLLALSGLQSVDHEVHEASALDGALWWNKLRYVIFPYLKGPLALAFLIGMLHHINNFTLPFVLFGVPAPADVEVLPILTYVTSFQSFRFGLSAAMAFVSLVLIAIPLFIYLRAVKLDDAETPGGKK, from the coding sequence ATGTCCACTGATTCCTTCAGGGAAATGAAAGCCGTCGCCGGCCCGGCTGCCGGAGGGCAGCCGGCCCGGCCCGGCACTGGAGCCCAAGCGTCCGACGGCGGCACGCCACCGAACGCAGGCACCAGCTCCATCCAGCCAGGCGGCCGTGACAAGAAGCCCGTCCGCCGCAAGGGCCTGAGTGAGCGCAACCGTCCACTGTGGATGCTGATCCCCGGCGGCCTGCTGATGTTCATCATCATTGTGATTCCGCTGTTCCTGGGCATCTACATGTCGGCCCTCAATCTGGACCAGTACACACTCCGCAAATGGATCAGTGCACCGTTCATTGGCGTCGACAACTTTGTAGAGGCGCTGACCGATTCACCGCTGCTCCATTCGGTATGGCTGAGCGTCAGCTACTCTCTGATCGCAATGGCGGTCACGTTGCCCCTGGGTATCGCAGCCGCCGTGGCCACACAGAACGCTTTCAAGGGCCGGGCACTCATCCGGTCGATTTTCTTGATCCCCTACGTGCTCCCGTCCTTTGTAGTGGCCACAGTGTGGCGGACCATGTTCCAGCCGGACGGAGTGGTGGACTCAGCATTGGGCGTATTTGGCATGGATGGTGGCCTGTGGCTCAATGGGCCGCAGACATATTGGACGCTCATCCTGGTTCAAATCTGGGCTTCGTGGCCGTTCATCTACCTCCTGGCCCTTTCCGGCCTGCAATCCGTGGACCACGAGGTCCACGAGGCCTCGGCCTTGGACGGCGCGCTGTGGTGGAACAAGCTGCGGTACGTTATCTTTCCGTACCTCAAGGGCCCGCTGGCACTGGCCTTCCTGATTGGCATGCTGCACCATATCAACAACTTCACGCTTCCGTTCGTGCTGTTTGGCGTCCCGGCTCCGGCCGACGTCGAAGTCCTGCCGATCCTCACGTACGTCACCAGCTTCCAGAGCTTCCGCTTCGGCCTCAGTGCAGCCATGGCGTTCGTGTCCCTGGTGCTGATCGCGATTCCTCTGTTCATCTACCTGCGCGCCGTCAAGCTGGACGACGCCGAGACGCCGGGAGGCAAGAAGTGA
- a CDS encoding carbohydrate ABC transporter permease — translation MSASTTSVRGTSGRGSSGTTFRPGSKRQHEVTRLLPGPMLAIILTVLSAIVLIPVAYIFLASVNSDIGVANGEFWPSTFSLENYSKIWSSVGLAKGLANSVLVAGATAVVSAAMSVSIAYVLVRYQFRGRLTILRSLLALQSVPGTLMVLPVFVLFSSAASYLGVQVIGTQWGLFITYLTFAMPFSTWVMVTYLRGLPRELEEAAKIDGASNLGVLVRIILPLSWPGIVVSGIFAFLLGWNDVLFASVMTRPDSQTAAVALQIFGASQEGGAIPLYGQMMAASLVCAAPVVILYLIFQRYLVGGLTAGGVK, via the coding sequence GTGAGCGCATCAACCACCTCCGTCCGCGGCACGTCCGGCCGGGGTTCGTCGGGGACCACGTTCCGGCCTGGCTCCAAGCGGCAGCATGAAGTAACCCGTCTCTTGCCCGGCCCCATGCTGGCCATCATCCTGACGGTGCTCAGCGCCATTGTGCTGATCCCGGTTGCCTACATCTTCCTGGCCTCCGTGAACTCGGACATCGGCGTGGCCAACGGCGAATTCTGGCCGTCCACGTTCTCACTGGAGAACTACAGCAAGATCTGGTCCAGTGTTGGCTTGGCCAAGGGTCTCGCCAACAGTGTGCTCGTAGCTGGAGCCACAGCGGTGGTGTCCGCAGCGATGTCCGTTTCCATTGCCTACGTATTGGTCCGGTACCAGTTCCGCGGCAGGCTCACCATCCTGCGAAGCCTCCTGGCTCTGCAGTCAGTTCCTGGAACACTCATGGTCCTGCCGGTGTTCGTCCTCTTCTCCTCCGCCGCCAGCTATCTTGGCGTCCAGGTAATCGGAACGCAGTGGGGACTCTTCATCACCTACCTGACGTTTGCCATGCCTTTCTCGACATGGGTGATGGTCACCTACCTGCGCGGCTTGCCCCGTGAGCTGGAAGAAGCGGCCAAGATCGATGGTGCCAGCAACCTTGGTGTCCTGGTCCGCATCATCCTGCCGCTCAGCTGGCCAGGAATTGTGGTCTCCGGAATTTTCGCCTTCCTGCTTGGCTGGAACGATGTCCTGTTCGCTTCAGTGATGACCAGGCCTGACAGCCAAACTGCCGCTGTCGCACTGCAGATCTTCGGTGCCTCCCAGGAGGGCGGAGCCATTCCCCTTTACGGCCAGATGATGGCAGCATCGCTCGTCTGCGCGGCACCCGTAGTGATTCTTTACCTGATTTTCCAGCGTTATCTAGTAGGCGGTTTGACCGCCGGAGGAGTCAAATAG
- a CDS encoding LacI family DNA-binding transcriptional regulator, producing MTNMADEKARTAAAVPTIRDVADLAGVATSTVSRALSNPGRVNHVTRERVEQAAAALNYVPSSQARGLSSGRTNAIALLVPDVTNPFYFDIIRGTQNQLKAAGYTQLLVDTEESAEMEADTLRKMQRTADGFILAASRLTDAQILEAAASQAIVTINRSSANAPTVMIDTPGAVVQALEHLSSLGHSKICYVGGPASSWSNAKRWKTFEDECRERGLTTSRVGPFTPKTTSGAAAADATARTGATACIVFNDLLAIGMLQRLRERGIRVPEDMSIVGCDDIFGADFCNPPLTTMASPIEQAGRVAVSMLLAQLDPLHAGSSRRLAVMPTHLTVRGSTGPVPSK from the coding sequence ATGACAAACATGGCAGACGAAAAAGCCCGCACCGCAGCCGCAGTGCCCACCATCCGCGATGTTGCGGACTTGGCAGGTGTTGCCACCTCTACGGTTTCCAGGGCACTCTCCAACCCTGGCCGGGTGAACCACGTGACACGCGAGCGCGTCGAGCAGGCCGCGGCCGCGCTGAACTACGTCCCGAGTTCGCAGGCGCGGGGATTGAGCTCGGGACGGACCAATGCCATCGCCCTGCTGGTTCCTGACGTCACCAACCCCTTCTATTTCGACATCATCCGGGGCACACAGAACCAACTCAAAGCAGCTGGCTACACGCAGCTGCTGGTGGATACCGAGGAGTCCGCTGAGATGGAAGCAGACACGCTCCGGAAAATGCAGCGAACGGCCGATGGGTTCATTCTCGCCGCGTCCAGGCTGACGGACGCTCAGATTCTCGAGGCAGCGGCATCACAGGCGATCGTGACCATCAACAGGTCCTCGGCCAACGCGCCAACCGTCATGATCGACACGCCGGGTGCAGTCGTCCAAGCACTGGAGCACCTCAGCTCGCTGGGCCACTCCAAGATCTGCTACGTGGGCGGGCCGGCCTCGTCATGGTCGAATGCCAAGCGGTGGAAGACCTTCGAAGATGAATGCAGGGAGCGCGGACTCACAACTTCCCGGGTGGGCCCCTTCACGCCCAAGACAACATCGGGTGCTGCAGCCGCCGACGCCACCGCCCGGACAGGTGCAACCGCCTGCATCGTCTTCAATGACCTTCTGGCCATAGGCATGCTCCAACGACTTCGCGAGCGCGGCATCCGGGTCCCCGAGGATATGAGCATTGTGGGCTGCGATGACATCTTCGGCGCAGACTTCTGCAACCCACCTTTGACCACCATGGCCTCCCCCATTGAGCAAGCCGGGCGCGTGGCCGTCTCCATGCTGCTTGCACAGTTGGATCCCTTGCACGCGGGATCCAGCCGACGCTTGGCCGTCATGCCCACCCACCTCACCGTCCGCGGCTCCACAGGCCCGGTGCCCTCTAAATAG
- the nadE gene encoding ammonia-dependent NAD(+) synthetase has translation MRELQVKIIEEMGVQPRINPAEEVRKRVGFLKDYLKATHTKGFVLGISGGIDSSLAGRLAQLAVEELEAEGVDANFVAVRLPYGIQHDEDDAQAALDFIKAKTEWTYNISQAVDGFEDEFEKTTGAPISDFHKGNTKARARMIAQYALAGEHNYLVIGTDHGAESVTGFFTKFGDGGADILPLFGLNKRQNRALLAELGAPSRVWEKVPTADLLDNKPGRTDEDELGISYDQIDDYLEGRDVPEDVAELLEQKYLRTRHKRTVPVTIFDTWWK, from the coding sequence ATGCGCGAACTCCAGGTCAAGATCATTGAAGAAATGGGCGTCCAGCCCCGGATCAACCCCGCAGAGGAGGTCCGCAAGCGCGTCGGTTTCCTGAAGGATTACCTGAAGGCGACGCACACCAAGGGATTCGTTCTAGGTATCTCCGGCGGCATAGATTCCTCCCTTGCCGGCCGTTTGGCCCAGTTGGCGGTGGAGGAATTGGAAGCCGAGGGCGTGGACGCGAACTTTGTTGCCGTCCGCCTTCCCTATGGCATCCAGCATGATGAAGACGACGCCCAGGCGGCCCTGGACTTCATCAAGGCCAAAACCGAGTGGACCTACAACATCTCCCAGGCCGTGGACGGCTTCGAGGACGAGTTCGAGAAGACCACCGGCGCCCCGATCTCCGATTTCCACAAGGGCAACACCAAGGCGCGCGCACGCATGATCGCCCAGTATGCGTTGGCCGGCGAACACAATTACCTGGTGATCGGCACGGACCACGGCGCCGAGTCCGTGACGGGCTTCTTCACGAAGTTCGGCGACGGCGGCGCGGACATCCTTCCGCTGTTCGGCCTGAACAAACGCCAGAACCGTGCACTCCTGGCCGAGCTCGGCGCACCTTCACGGGTGTGGGAAAAGGTTCCCACCGCCGACCTTCTGGACAACAAGCCCGGCCGTACCGACGAAGACGAGCTCGGTATCAGCTACGACCAAATCGACGATTACCTCGAAGGACGCGACGTTCCCGAGGACGTTGCAGAGCTGCTGGAGCAGAAGTACCTGCGCACGCGCCACAAGCGCACAGTTCCTGTCACCATCTTCGATACGTGGTGGAAATAG